A window of Micromonas commoda chromosome 13, complete sequence contains these coding sequences:
- a CDS encoding predicted protein: MARGKNFNPARETAAAAAAPSPSSAKPGKAAVAAAAADGIDVGFDPKPRNTTGEAIVDTYGPSIPGEHKWLGAAVADDGNIYGVPSHNRRVVRVVPGTGEVTELGDDDTLGDRKYKFLRGIRTKAGTILGIPAWATSVLEITPATGEVTTIGDLRPPDGNMKKWKWMWHGAAAGLDGNIYGIPSNANEVLKVDPVTREVTRFGAESMPPGQNKWYGGIRGPDGAIYGIPYTANHVLKIVPETQEVIMLGDLSDVSGGWKWHGGVLAPDGCIYGFPSHAERVLKINCATGEVKQIGPRFKGRYKWGGGAVGLDGNVYGMPSDTNTVLRIRCATEEVDTIGKGLLPNIKNKWQGGVLAPDGAIYAIPSDAANVLKIVPETGTVSLVGQLSDDPDKWQGGFLGADGIIYGIPENADKILRIIPPENEEGMARVVAAAAASGAAAVGKTDDYDKGQEVKKEVKVAAGAEAAAAAAAAVAAPAEAMMRSRQLPPLVSHPMPPLFKGVDYTTLLVVAGVGFIAGILYGLRRR, encoded by the coding sequence ATGGCGCGAGGCAAGAACTTCAACCCAGCTcgcgaaaccgccgccgccgctgcagcgccctcgccctcgtccgcgaagcCGGGCAAGGCGGCGGTCGctgcggccgccgcggacggcatCGACGTCGGCTTCGATCCCAAGCCTCGAAACACCACCGGCGAGGCTATCGTGGACACGTACGGTCCCTCGATTCCCGGGGAGCACAAGTggctgggcgcggcggtggcggacgaCGGCAACATCTACGGCGTGCCTTCTCACAACCGAAGGGTGGTGCGCGTCGTGCCGGGAACGGGCGAGGTGACGGAgttgggcgacgacgacacacTCGGCGATCGCAAGTACAAGTTCCTGCGCGGTATCCGCACGAAGGCGGGCACCATCCTCGGCATTCCCGCGTGGGCCACCTCCGTGCTCGAGATCACCCCCGCCACCGGAGAGGTGACCACCATCGGCGACTTGCGCCCGCCGGATGGCAACATGAAGAAGTGGAAGTGGATGtggcacggcgccgcggcggggctggACGGTAACATCTACGGCATACCGTCAAACGCCAACGAGGTCCTCAAGGTGGACCCCGTGACGAGGGAGGTGACCCGATTCGGCGCGGAGTCGATGCCGCCGGGGCAGAACAAGTGGTACGGCGGCATCAGAGGCCCGGATGGCGCCATCTACGGGATACCCTACACCGCGAACCACGTCCTGAAGATCGTGCCGGAGACGCAGGAGGTGATCATGCTCGGGGATCTGTCGGACGTATCGGGCGGGTGGAAGTGGCACGGAGGTGTGCTCGCTCCGGATGGGTGCATCTACGGCTTCCCGTCGCACGCCGAACGCGTGCTCAAGATCAActgcgcgacgggggaggtGAAACAGATCGGTCCGAGGTTCAAGGGGAGATACAagtggggcggcggcgccgttgggTTGGATGGGAACGTATACGGGATGCCGTCGGACACCAACACGGTGCTTCGCATCAGGTGCGCGACCGAGGAGGTCGACACCATCGGCAAGGGACTTCTGCCCAATATCAAGAACAAGTGGCAAGGCGGCGTgctcgcccccgacggcgcaATCTACGCCATACCTTCCGACGCGGCCAACGTGCTGAAGATCGTGCCCGAGACGGGGACTGTTTCGCTCGTGGGTCAGCTCAGCGATGACCCGGACAAGTGGCAAGGGGggttcctcggcgccgacgggatCATCTACGGGATCCCAGAAAACGCAGATAAGATTTTGCGGATCATCCCGCCGGAGAATGAGGAGGGGATGGCGagggtggtggcggcggcggcggcgtccggcgccgcTGCGGTCGGCAAAACGGACGATTACGACAAAGGTCAGGAAGTTAAGAAAGAGGTAaaggtggcggcgggggcggaggcggcggcggcggcggcggcggctgttgcggcgccggcggaggccaTGATGCGGAGCCGTCAGTTGCCGCCGCTCGTGAGTCATCCGATGCCGCCGCTTTTTAAGGGGGTGGACTACACGACtctgctcgtcgtcgccggcgtgggGTTCATAGCGGGTATCCTCTACGGACTTCGACGCAGATGA
- a CDS encoding predicted protein produces the protein MIANVFSPRQILISLLVVVFGACSVAASDANVLRDSLGAGDNVQEAQLLLDGDNFGSPGARRVLLAGTKGGHSKGGHSKGGYSKGGHSKGGHSKGGHKSKGGHKSKGGHKSKGGHSKKKGYGR, from the coding sequence ATGATCGCCAACGTCTTCTCCCCTCGGCAGATACTCATTTCGCTGCTTGTCGTCGTCTTTGGCGCctgctccgtcgcggccagCGACGCCAACGTCCTCCGCGACTCCCTCGGAGCTGGAGACAACGTCCAAGAGGcgcagctcctcctcgacggcgacaactTCGGCAGCcctggcgctcgccgcgtgctccTTGCAGGAACGAAAGGAGGACATTCCAAAGGAGGACATTCCAAAGGAGGATATTCCAAAGGAGGTCATTCCAAGGGAGGACATTCCAAAGGAGGTCACAAGAGCAAAGGAGGTCACAAGAGCAAAGGAGGTCACAAGAGCAAAGGAGGTCACTCCAAGAAGAAAGGTTACGGAAGGTAA
- a CDS encoding predicted protein, translated as MRLHFAALLALVASLAFFGVAQAQDAVPAARPTPEASRGLHHKNGGHAHGGHAHGGHNKHDKDACVGALISSYGVISGNECGGTGKRAKKCCGGYMCKEEYGEVSVKTSKYLITSTKAPYRYSDALDNSCCLPEEKFDITELLCDGELEVFYGKKYCKETELVIKNFDSYSTLDNLACLCCEGKLELETKYKYNHEYGRYLCNSEGDKNGCCGGC; from the exons ATGCGCCTCCACTTCGCTGCTCTCCTCGCGCTtgtcgcgtcgctcgcgttcttcggcgtcgcccaggCCCAGGACGCGGTCCCGGCTGCAAGACCCACTCCCGAG GCCTCTCGTGGCTTGCACCACAAGAACGGCGGccacgcgcacggcggccacgcgcacggcggcCACAACAAGCACGACAAagacgcgtgcgtcggcgctctcatCAGCTCATACGGCGTCATCAGCGGCAACGAATGCGGCGGCACCGGAAAACGTGCCAAGAAGTGCTGCGGCGGCTACATGTGCAAGGAGGAGTACGGCGAAGTCTCCGTCAAGACATCCAAGTATTTGATCACCTCCACCAAGGCTCCCTACCGATACTCCGATGCGCTGGATAACAGCTGCTGCCTGCCGGAGGAGAAATTCGACATCACCGAGCTGCTCTGCGATGGAGAGCTCGAAGTATTCTATGGTAAAAAGTACTGCAAGGAAACGGAGCTCGTCATCAAGAACTTCGATTCCTATTCAACTCTGGACAACCTGGCGTGCCTCTGCTGCGAGGGCAAGTTGGAACTGGAAACTAAATACAAGTACAACCACGAGTACGGCAGGTACCTCTGCAACTCCGAAGGCGACAAGAAcggctgctgcggcggctgctgA